ACCGTCGGCCTTATCTCGCGCAGCGGTACGCTGACGTATGAAGCGGTTGCGCAAGTGACTGCAAAAGATTACGGTCAGTCGACGTGTGTCGGAATCGGCGGCGATCCTATCATCGGAACAAAGTTCATTGATGCGCTTCGTCTTTTTAAAGACGACGGTCAAACCGAGGCAGTTGTAATGATTGGGGAGATCGGCGGAACCGCAGAAGAGGAAGCAGCGGATTACATTAGAAAAAATTTCGACAAGCCTGTAATCGGATTCATAGCGGGACGCACCGCGCCTCCAGGAAGAAGGATGGGACATGCCGGCGCGATAATTTCCGGCGGACACGGGACCGCCGATGAAAAAATGGCGGCGATGAAAAAGGCCGGCATCATCGTGGTCGAAAGCCCGGCGTCAATCGGCAATGCAGTCGCGAGAGTATTAGGGAAGAAATTGAAGAGTAAAAAAAGAGTAACGGTTTCCAAAAAACTTCGGAGAAGTTCTAGATTTAAGAAGTTTACGGCGGCAAAGAAGTAAGAAGCAATAAATCAGAGACAAAACGAGAAAATCTAATCTTAAGAATTATGGAAATGAATCGTACACTCGCAATATTAAAACCCGACTGCGTCCGAAAAAACTTGATTGGCGAAGTAATCGCACGAATGCAGAAGGCGAAATTCAAAATAGTAAGTATGAAAATGGTGCGTCTGACTGAAGAAGCTGCTGGTGAATTTTATGCGATCCATAGGCAGCGCCCATTTTACAAAGATCTGGTGCAGTATATGACATCGGGAGCGTGCGTCCCGATGGTGCTTGAAAGAGAAAACGCCTTCGAAGAGTTTAGAAAATTCATCGGCGCTACCGATCCGAAGGAAGCAGCACCGGGGACGATACGTCGCGATTTTGCCGAAAGCAAGCAGGAAAACATCGTACACGGATCGGACAGTCCGGAAAATGCCGCCCGGGAGATTTCATTTTTCTTCTCCGAACGTGAGCTAGTCGAGCTTCTTTAGAGTTGCCGCTTAAAAAGT
Above is a genomic segment from Candidatus Acidiferrales bacterium containing:
- the sucD gene encoding succinate--CoA ligase subunit alpha; the encoded protein is MSILVDKSTRLVVQGITGSEGSFHAGQMIEYGTKVVAGVTPGKGGTTLLEVPIFNTVAEAVEDEEANTSIIFVPAAFAPDAIVEAADAGIRLIVCITEGIPVRDMIGIYDYLKKKNVRMIGPNCPGVISPGKAKVGIMPGFIHRQGTVGLISRSGTLTYEAVAQVTAKDYGQSTCVGIGGDPIIGTKFIDALRLFKDDGQTEAVVMIGEIGGTAEEEAADYIRKNFDKPVIGFIAGRTAPPGRRMGHAGAIISGGHGTADEKMAAMKKAGIIVVESPASIGNAVARVLGKKLKSKKRVTVSKKLRRSSRFKKFTAAKK
- the ndk gene encoding nucleoside-diphosphate kinase, translated to MNRTLAILKPDCVRKNLIGEVIARMQKAKFKIVSMKMVRLTEEAAGEFYAIHRQRPFYKDLVQYMTSGACVPMVLERENAFEEFRKFIGATDPKEAAPGTIRRDFAESKQENIVHGSDSPENAAREISFFFSERELVELL